In the bacterium genome, one interval contains:
- a CDS encoding biotin--[acetyl-CoA-carboxylase] ligase, translating to MLLQDIPESIKNLEGFRFSKVINGEPVYWFGQTTSTMDIVDKLLKFPNTVITGIIVADEQTQGRGRYGKIWTSNIGGLYFSWLIKAEDNLTTFISELTTFSLVETLKSFKIICGIKLPNDIIYKGQKISGILIEKKGDFYNIGIGINVSNEISDVKQGVSMSMILGRSVESREEVLGQFINCFRTYKKYFSDNRELYLKKWSNYLIK from the coding sequence ATGTTGTTGCAAGATATACCTGAAAGTATCAAAAACTTGGAAGGGTTTAGGTTTTCAAAAGTTATCAACGGAGAACCAGTCTACTGGTTTGGACAGACAACTTCTACAATGGATATTGTAGATAAACTTCTAAAATTTCCCAATACTGTTATAACTGGAATAATTGTTGCTGACGAACAGACGCAAGGCAGAGGTAGGTATGGTAAAATATGGACTTCTAATATTGGTGGGTTATATTTTTCGTGGTTAATAAAAGCAGAAGACAATCTAACTACTTTTATATCAGAACTTACAACTTTTTCTCTTGTGGAAACCTTAAAATCTTTTAAAATTATTTGCGGTATCAAACTTCCTAATGATATAATATATAAAGGACAAAAAATTTCTGGTATACTTATTGAAAAGAAAGGTGATTTTTACAATATCGGTATTGGAATCAATGTTTCTAATGAAATATCAGATGTGAAACAAGGTGTTTCTATGAGTATGATTTTAGGAAGGAGTGTTGAAAGCAGAGAAGAAGTATTAGGACAATTCATAAACTGTTTTCGAACTTATAAAAAATATTTTTCAGACAACAGAGAATTGTACCTAAAAAAATGGAGTAACTATTTAATAAAATGA
- a CDS encoding hemolysin family protein — protein MSEPDLPNYLLQNYLFYIIILISFSAFFSASETAFVSFGKHHFQKLLEKDENKSKRLQFWFNDPQRVLATLLVGNNIVNILAAVILSMVSYQRWPNMHPIIITLILTFFILIFGEITPKSFGKKYSETIAYHFSPIIRLFCCLFSPVIRLLLLFSRGFVRIFGLKLESLFPVLTEDDVRAMIIAGEEDGVIEEEEKNMIDSIFSLGDTLVKEIMIPRVNIIAIQHNEPIKEIFGKIAKEGHSRLPVYKENLDKIMGIVYVKDIIAHAFDDFGGQKEKVAENFMREAYFIPETKKVGDLLKELQGKKTQMAIVVDEYGGTSGLITMEDLVEEIVGEISDEYAKEIKELVHLADGSFLVYGGMEIEKVNDEIGLELPEGEFETIAGFVLEHFGKFPIKGEGFVYGSHEFIVNDADHKKVRLVRIKKVKNEENNDVSINTK, from the coding sequence ATGAGCGAACCTGATTTGCCCAACTACCTTTTGCAGAACTACCTTTTTTATATAATTATACTTATATCTTTTTCTGCATTTTTTTCAGCCTCTGAAACTGCGTTTGTTTCTTTTGGGAAACACCATTTTCAAAAACTTCTTGAAAAAGACGAAAACAAGTCAAAGAGGTTGCAATTCTGGTTTAACGACCCTCAAAGAGTTCTTGCCACTCTACTTGTTGGTAATAATATAGTTAACATTCTTGCTGCTGTTATATTATCAATGGTTTCTTATCAAAGATGGCCTAATATGCATCCGATAATCATAACCTTGATTTTAACTTTCTTTATCCTTATTTTTGGAGAAATAACTCCAAAAAGTTTTGGGAAAAAATACTCTGAGACTATCGCTTACCATTTTTCTCCTATTATTCGCCTGTTCTGTTGTCTCTTTTCTCCAGTTATCCGCTTGCTACTCTTATTTTCACGAGGATTTGTAAGAATTTTTGGGCTAAAATTGGAATCTCTTTTTCCTGTATTAACTGAAGATGATGTTAGAGCAATGATAATTGCAGGTGAAGAAGATGGTGTTATAGAAGAAGAAGAAAAGAATATGATTGACAGTATATTTAGTTTGGGTGATACCCTTGTAAAAGAGATAATGATACCCAGGGTCAATATTATAGCCATTCAACATAACGAGCCGATAAAAGAAATATTTGGGAAAATAGCCAAAGAGGGACATTCTAGGTTACCTGTTTATAAAGAAAATCTTGATAAAATTATGGGAATTGTTTATGTTAAAGATATTATAGCTCACGCTTTTGATGATTTTGGAGGACAGAAAGAGAAAGTTGCAGAAAACTTTATGAGAGAAGCATACTTTATTCCAGAAACAAAAAAAGTTGGAGACCTTTTAAAAGAACTTCAAGGGAAAAAAACTCAAATGGCTATTGTTGTTGATGAGTATGGAGGTACATCTGGCTTAATTACTATGGAAGACCTTGTTGAGGAGATAGTAGGAGAAATTTCAGATGAATATGCTAAAGAGATAAAAGAGTTGGTACACCTTGCTGATGGAAGTTTTCTTGTTTACGGTGGAATGGAGATAGAGAAAGTAAACGATGAGATTGGGCTTGAGTTGCCAGAAGGTGAGTTTGAAACAATAGCCGGTTTTGTGTTGGAGCATTTTGGCAAATTCCCTATAAAAGGGGAGGGGTTTGTTTATGGTTCACACGAGTTTATAGTCAACGATGCAGACCACAAAAAAGTTAGACTTGTTAGAATAAAAAAAGTAAAAAACGAAGAAAATAACGATGTTTCAATTAACACAAAGTAA